The following nucleotide sequence is from Zea mays cultivar B73 chromosome 1, Zm-B73-REFERENCE-NAM-5.0, whole genome shotgun sequence.
CTCTGTAGCGTTCGGCATTGAGTCCGCCAGTGCGAGCAGCCTTATCTCTGATCTGATCAGAAAAAGAGATAGAAGGGCAATGACTAGTGACAACTGACAAGAGATGTGTCTTGTAGCCTTGTTGGGCCTACTCTGCTTGCCCCATGGCGACCCGCTAAAAGTATTGGGCTTTTATGTGGCCTTCCCCATCGGCTTGTTCCTAGCtagttccattttttctgtgtttGTGGTTTGAGAAATGAGAACCACATGTTCTGATTGGCTGCGGCGTTGTGCTGTCCTCGTAAAGCGAGCAGCTGGAGCATGCATGCATATATGAATGCGTAACAGCATTACAGTTCATGCATGCATGCGTAACAGCAGTGCAGTTCATGTATGCTGTCCTCGTGACAGCGTGCATCCCCAACTCCTCCAACTCACCCTAGGCAAACGGGGCCGCTCGCCGGGTCTATCGGGATTCGGGGACTCTCCCGGACTTTGCCTCTGCTTGCGAGGAACGACGGCGAGCGCGAGCGCGATGAACAGCGACGCGTGCGGTGGTGGACTGCCTAGGAACAGTGGTCCAGCAGGCTACGCGGGCACTGGAGCTATACACGGAGCTACTATTTTGGGCTctgaggctgtctccagcaacgtcccctaaatttcatcccctaaaggaatattctctgtcctttacagcacactctaaaagattctatcctctaTATCGTCTTCTGAGGCTGTcttcagcagcgtcctctaaattccatcccctaaaagaatattctctgtcctttacagaacactctaaaagattctgtcCTCTATATATTCTCAGTCTCCAACAGCGTCCCCTAAATTCGGTCCCCtaaagctacagtgttaacagaTTCCCTTTTTcaatttcttttttttgttttctaTGTTTTCTTCCCAATTCACGCTATACAAATGATGTGCAAAAATGTGTATTTATTAATTTTTGAATTAATAAATTCGAATTGCCAACATTAATTACTATTGGCTGTTATGTTGTGTGTAATTGTTGTCCATAAAACATCGCATAAAGATTCACCCTCCTCCAATTCCACACGGCAAATTACGCATCTATCTGGATCAACCTCTTGCCATGCCTCCTGGGTTTTCATAAAAGCATATAGAAGTTTAGGTTGTTCATCATTCGTTATAGTTTGACTGATTATAAACAAGTACGAAAGAAACTATGCTCAATATGTGAACAATGACATAAACTTCCCCAACATAGAAACAGTAGGAATAATTGGGAAATATGTCAATCATCCCTAGAGGACTGAGAACAGTAGTAGTATGTGACTAGTAATCTCAAAATTATAGGTGCTATATGTTGCTTCAGGATTTTATTGCTAGAAGGGAAGATAATTCAAGTTTAGTAAAGGAAACGTAAAGGAAAACTCGATCGTAACTAAAACATTAAAAGTAGATATGACGCTTTATTTAGATCCTGAACTACAAATCTAACTGTGAGAAAAAATATGTTTATATTATTTACAATTGAagccaaaaaagaaaaaataaatgCAATCTAACTAAATAGCCTCAAATCCACACTAATCTTTGATGGAACAAAAACATCATGAAGAAAATTAGTGCACATATAGACAGCACTTTAAATGGTCGAGATATAAAGACTACACATGTCCCCAGGACCACTTCCAAAGAGGCATTAGTCTAGTGTGGTTTTATTTACAATCAACATTTAAGCCAACACTCACACTGCAACGTCATTTCATTTTAAGTGAAATACAGGTAAAAAAGACAATACAGACCCATAGAGTCTATACAATCAAAATACATCAGTTTAGAAAGAAAAAAGGTAGATGTGTTCCAGGTAGGAAATAACGTCAAGAATCTATCAAAGGAAAGTATTATGGTATCAATAACCAACAAGTCAACATTATTTTAGCTGAACCAATAAACCATGGCACAAACCATACTGATTGTTATGAAACATCATGCATGTTCCCTTGATCAAAGAACAACTCCACTAGTTTGCGTGCACAGAAATTAACAAAGAGCAGACCAGGGCATTTTGTTTCTTATGAGGTCATTAATTGTAAACTCGAGTGATCTTCCCTAGCAACAAAGGTAAAATTCATCAACTAATGCAATGAATCACAACCTATGGATCATTCGCATGATCCTCCTTGTGCTCCACCTCCACTGTTCGCCCTGCAGGAGAAAACCAAAATTACAAACCAGCAACCAACTAAATTGTGAATTGAGCTGGGGTTGGGGGCAATGAATCGTAGGTGCTCACAATCACTGAGACCAGCGAGAGCTCTAGTTCCTCTTCGTAGTCCTCCTCTCCATCTTCATCATATTCGTAGCTCCCTTCATCAGAGCTCTCGTAGTCGCTGCCCTCGCCACCGCCCCCGTTCATCCGAAGCAACATGTACGCCCGCTCCTGCACCGATCTGCATCACGGATTAATCGCGGGAGCAAGGAACCCTAGGAGTGGCCCCGAGGCTGCGAGATCTCGTCGTCGCTTACCCGTTCCTGCAGGACGCGGGCGAGGGCGAGGTCAGCTTCTTCTTGGCTGAGGGCCGTGAAGGGCCGCCTCGGCCGCAGCTGCGGCCGCACCGTCATCTGTGGCTTCGACAGCCACCGCGGTAGGTTGGGGCGGGTAAGGCTAGGGTTCGAATCGAGGGCTCGGTTGGCAGCGAAGCACGCCGGATCGAGGGCTCGGCCACGGGAGATGCAGTCGCTAGCGCGCGGTAGGAGGAGGCGGAAGTTTCCTCGCGGCGGCTGGTGGATCCGTCGAGCGGATAGCGCACGCTGGAATGTCTCCACGTTTAGGGTCTCTGGCACATCCTCTATAATTTAGGGGACGCTTTAGAGGACCTTGTTGGAGGCGTAGAGGACCTGACCGTCCCCTATGTTTAGCGGACAGGAGCCTTTAGCGGCTCTTGTTGGAGAGAGCCTGagcctccagcaacgtcctctaaatttcatcctctatatcacATCTTCTACATTTCCACGATTATATTAATATTAATATAAGTTATTACAACTATGATGTTTAACAAAATATTGTGTTGTTTACATATTGCAAATCGATTTTTAATTATACATTAATGAATATTTTTAATAACTATAAATACCAAACAAATTCATAAATCATTCTCTTCTCCATGCCATATAGAAGATCTCATTTTGTTTTTTTTCCTTTGTTTTGCTTTTTCAAGTACTGGTCAACGAGTGGTTTGCTCCTTTTCTAGTCGTACAACGGTAGTTTGCTGGTGGCTGTCTACTGCTGGCCGCCGACGCCATGCTGGTGGTCGTCTGCTGCTGTCCACTAGTGGCCGTCCGCTGCTAGTATTCGCGTCAACGATAGCGGACCAAAAAAGTTCGCTACACTTAGCGGGGGCTGAGAACCTCCGCTATTATAGAGAACCATATAGCGTTCGTTGTTGGAGCAATAAAGTTGGTGGAGAAATGCTAAATATAGAGTTCAGAACGCTTTAGCGTTCGTTGTTGGAGACAGTCTGACTCCTCTTGTCCAAATCGTCTCCAACTCTTCATCCAGAGCTGTTTTTCGGGCATTGTTTAGGAGGGCTCCGGTAAAGAGCGGGAACCGATCGGGATCTCTCTCAAACGGGCACGTAGTAGAGTAGTATCATGTTGCCAGTAACCCACTACATGCCACACTTGCTCACGTTCTCGCACGCCCGTCACTACTCCAATAGTTAGGCCCGCTTTCCCGGCCGCGTGACGACACGCGCCCAACGGAGAACGCATCACATTCACATGCGACGCGCGGCGCACGGGAGATGGCGTGATCCGGCCCGGCCAGTGGCCGCAACACGGCGCAGCATCGGCTAGTGACCAATGGGTTCTATGGAGTGTACTGTCTGGGAATGCAATGCAACCGAGTAGGAGTATATATTCCTTCCTGGCCTGCTACTCGATCACGTCGTAGCTCTCACGAGCCTACCTGCAGTCTCGCTTGAGGACAAAGCTACGGTACTCGATCACGAGTAGTCGGCCGCGCCCTTGCTTCGCCGATGGGAGAGGCTTTGATACGGCTCCCCTTTTGCCATGCACGCCCGAGTCGCCGACTGCCTTGCCACTTGCCAGTGTGCCAGGTTGCTATGCTAGCCCCGTCGTCGCGTCGCGTCCCTGatcgagcgagcgagcgagcgagcgcgcCGCGCAAGTGGCCCACCTGGCAGAAGAAAGAAAGATTGATGCGTTGCATGCGCATTGGCGCCGGACGGGCAAGTACCTTCCAGAACCACAAGGCAGCAAGCAGCACTGCCGCTGCAGCAGGAACGCAGACAGAGACGGCACGGCCGGCCCTCGCCGTCTGATCAAATCCCTCCAACGCCGACGCCCTATCCCTGTCGGCTACTCGGCTCCCGCCCCGCTCCGAGGACCAGCTGGACCCGTTCCATAGGCCACCGTCACTCCATCGGCAAGCCGACACCCTTTGCATTATATGCTCCGTGGTCGAGGTCACGAGGACGGACGATGAGCTGCATGATCTGCATCTCGGAGATCTGATGCTTTTTTACGCGCCAGAAGAAATCTGTGGACAGTTTTGAGCCAACAAGTATGGCAGCAGCAGGATTCAAGAGTGATGAGGACATCTGCGGCGCCTATGGACCGGGTGCACGTGCCACGGGTCATTGCCTGCCTCGTCATCTTATCCCGACGGGCCCCATCCcgtgccgccccccgcccccctcTTCTTTTCAGCGCGAAAGCGGGGAAAAAAAAGCAGCAGGGGCCAGGGGGGCGGAGCCGGAGTGAGGCAAAAGCGACGGAGAAACAGTGCTCGATCAGAAGGCCCGCCCGCCTCCGGCCTGGGGCTGGGTCCGCATGTCATGCTCCCCTCTACTCCACTCCGCGCCCGCGGGTCTCGTCCGTCCACGGCCCCGGCTGCCGGGTGGGACCAGGCCTTGCCGTGGGAAAAGGGGACCCCAAGCGTCACGCCTGCGAGGAGGGACCCATCGCTGGGGCCCGGGCCTCCTCCTTACCTTGCGTGCACCGCAAGCGTACTTCTCGCACCGTTGAGAGACCGGCACGCACTGCCTGGGGTTCCTTGGGACCCCACAGACAGAGGGACCGGGTCGGTTTTCCTTTGTGCAGGAAGAGAAACTCCTCGCTGTTGCTGCGGAATCAACCCCCTCCCCCTGTCGCTCGCTCTATCCGAATCTAACGCCTGTCAGTTAAACAAACGGATAAAAATAGCCGCGGCCAGGACAAGTCGGTTAATCCCGTTGCTTGCTTTTCAGACCGCGGAGAGATCCTCCAACGAGGGAGGGCCACGTGTAGGCACGCCCTGACATTGGACGTCACGGTCGATCCGGACCCGGATGAAGAGTGGTGCCGCGGGAACAGGAAAGGCCTTCCTCGGCTCGACGGAGAGCTCTGCCACGTCGGCAATCAGCTCACTACCCGCGTTCCAGTTCCAGCACTGTACCGGCAATGGGCATACCAATTGTAAACGCTGGATGAGACATATGAGAGAGAGAAGCTGGGCGCACTCCATTTGTAGTCTTGACTCTCGAGACGGGTTACGCTACGCTATGCGCCTCAAAGAAGAATCTACGCATGTTGTTGTTGTTTGCAAGCATGCAAGCTACATGATGAACAATGCCAAAAATGCAGCTGACATAACGAGTGCGATCCTCCCTTTACCCGTTCGCATGACCAAAACCGCTGTCAGCCTGTCATTCGTGGCTGAAACGCAGCACAGTGGAGGTGGTTCTCCACGCACTGCAGCTGCGACCTGCCAAAGCCAATCTGTCCCATCCCACACCCACGGGCGCACGCCATCGGGCGCTCCGCCTCCGCGCTTGCTCGCAAAATCTCCGTAGTACCCTCTGGCTTGCCTGGGAATCAGAATCACGGCCCAGTGTACTTGAGAAGCATATTAAAGTTTTTTTTGTACTGCGCCGGTGTTGCCGTATGACTGTCATGGTAAATAAGCCCATGATTTGGTTGGTTGCGATGAGCAGCGGCAATCACCATGCCCTTTTGGGTGCCCTCATGGTAAAAAGTGGTTTCCCTTGCATTCCTTACCTTCTACCTAATCGCCAGCAGGCGGCAGCGGTAGACTGTTGCGGGCGGTGTGTGGTTTTGCACTTACTCCTAATCAAGGTTGCTCCCGTAATTCAGTTCGTTTGATTGACTATTTGGGGCCATCGCACGTGGAGGAATACTTTTTTTTCGTTAAGTTTTGCACGGTCAATAGCCACGCTATGCAGCACAGGACCATTCGAAATTACACGCGGCTGACATCTTGCATCGGGCCTTTATTGGCAAACGAGAAATATTACAAAGGCACTCCTTGTCAAAAGAAAAACAAAGAAGCAATCGCCCTGAATGAATCAATTAGCTAATGTATTTGTACAATATATATAAAAACTTCGTAGTTATGCATCAGTTTTGCTTTGCTCAGTTATTACCCTTCCGCTGTTTCAATTTATTATCCGTTTTAGCATCTTATTTTTGTGTCAATATTCAAATTGATAACAATAAATATAGACACATATATAACACATGTACATCAAATATTGTATCAATCTATTAATATCCTAGAACGAATACTATTCTAGGAACAGAGAGATTCCAACGAAATGTTAGTGAGCCCTACATTTTGACATCTTCCAACAACCCAATATTTCTCGAACAGTCAGCGCTCACGACATGTAGATCACTCCATTTGTTCTAAACTATAAGACGTTATGTCTTTTAAATGTGCTTGTTTTACTATGTATCCAAACGATAGGTACATCACTCTATCGATTCTAAATTGTAAGACATAATGTATATCTAAATACATAATAAAACACTGTGTTTAAAAAATTAAaatgtcttataatttggaacAGTATAGACGAAGCAGTGTATGGAATTTATATTATTTTTACGTTTCCTCCTACTAGTGATATGTTTCAATGCCAGATGGAGTATTTTACTACTAACTACAAGTCGTAGGTTATTTTGGGTACCATACGGAAATCGCCtagatttatgtatatatatatatatatatatatatatatatatatatatatatatatatatatatatatatatatatatatatatatatatattgcataTTTGATGTTGGAAAAGTATAGACGGATGAACCCGAAAACTTTTGATCAAACTGGTAAAGAAATGGCAAAAAAATTGTAGTATCTGGATCCTTTACATTTTGGTGATACTAGGGTGCCCTCAGTTTTGGTGGTGTGCTTACCTATACCCTTAGTTGTGTTTTTTTCTCAACTATGCCCTCCTGTTCTATAGCACTGAAAGGGCACAGCTGAGAAAAAAAATACTAAAGCTATAGGTGAGCGTACCACCAAAACTGAGGGCACCAATTTAAAATACCAAAAAATAAATTATGTAGAAAAAAAAACCACTTCTCATCTCTCTCAAACCTGTCCCCACCTATGGCACCATTTGCCTGCCATTGCACTCCTGGTATCCTATGATATCAGCCAAAGCTCCGAACTCCATCCCAGTTCTTCTCCACCTCGTCCTCCTCCTGCTCCTGCATTCTCGCCCGTCCCCCAAATTCACCTTGGCCACCCTCCACCACCTCGTCGACGCGGGAAGCAGTTCGCCTCATCGTCCTCCCACCTGACGACGTCGCGGTTCGCGCTTTCGCGGCGTGCCGCGCACCCACGTCTCCCGCGAGTTCCACGCCTTCTGTGCCACGCGCCACCTGGAGCCACTGTTCGCCGCGCCCTCCGCATCTCCGACCTCTACATCTCCATCCGCGGAAGCAGACCACCTCCAATCCTTCTCTTTCACGCAGTCATTGCTTGCCTCCTTAGCCCAACTGTTGGTACCAGAGGTGGAGATCTGCCCCGACTTGCATATTTTTTAGTATTTTAGCTCCAGCTTTGCTTCGTTCTTTTGTTCTTGTTTGAGTCTCCTATTTGTCACTTTGCCTGATGTGAGCAACCGAAATGTTCGGGGATGCAAACTCCGACCTTTTCCATTTTTCCTGTGATTTGGTTGCTGTTACATGTTATGTTAATGGAGTGCCAACGCCAGTCTTTTCCATTTTTTCAGGCGGTTCACCTTAACCGTTATGTTCTCTTCTTTTGTGGGTTACCCATTCATTCGTGCAGTACTGCAGTGTGTTCCTAGTCCTCCGCTTTGATGAGAATGCGCATTGTATCAGTGGCGCCAAAATGGGCCACCTCTATTAGATCATTTTGCGGTACGATGGTAATTTGGCTGCTGTCTTATTCATCAATGCTAATGTCAGGTTGCAAAATAACACATCTGTGATGTATCTTTTATTAAGGTTCAGTAAGCAAGATCTGTAGTATTGCTTAACATCTTTGTTGCACATCCGGTTCAGTTTAGAGGTTAGCGCGCAAATTTCGCAGTCCGTACAATCACTATACTGTTTTGTGCTGCAGCTATGCTTTGATTGCATCATAATGAAATGTTATAGAGCAATGCCAGCACTTGATACACATCGGATTTTTTCTTCTGATTTCTACTTTCATGGGACGAAGTTTAACACAGCTTTGATTGGTTGATTTCTGTTAGGTTCATGTTTCATCATAAGGAATGAACAGTAGTCGACAAATGGAACTCCACTACATAAACACTGGATTTCCATACACAATCACCGAGAGCTTCATGGATTTCTTTGAGGGTCTCACTTATGCTCATGCTGACTTTGCTCTCACGGATGGCTTTCAAGATCAGGTATGCAAAACATAACTGCCATGTTCTCAAATAATCTTATACAGCAGCCGTCAATCCCAACTCATTATGACCTTACCTGTAAACTTTTATTTTGTCACCTGTGTTTTGCTACATCTCTGAAATTACTTTTGGCATAGCACTGAACTCTCAGGAAGAAAAAGgcaaaatccagatggctggaATTGACTGCCTCAGCTTTcaattctttatttccttatcATTGTCTGCTTTGATTCACAAAGTTTGCTACTACTGTGCAGGGTAATCCATACTGGGCAATGATGCATACAAACTCGTACAAGTATGGATACTCTGGTCCTGGGAACTATTACAGTTATGCTCATGTCTATGACATAGACGATTACATGCGTAGAGCGGATGGTGGGCGCAGAATATGGGATAACACTACACCTGTAAACAATGTTGATTCTGCCAATGTTGTCCTGCAGGGTGGTGAAGCTCCCCACACAACGACAAATACTATTAACAAGGAATGTAAGTTCGAAAACACAGGTCCTGAAAATTATATCGCTTGGGAACTATCACTAAACTCTGGTTAAGTTGCTAAGAATGTAAGGTGATCCACTCAATTTATCACTATCACTTCCTTCGCTACCAATGTACAATGGTCTTAAATAGTGCAAAGGTTATTTTGGGGATCTCATATTAGATGGTGGGGGCACAGAATATGGGATAATGCTACACATTCTCACTTGGGAATTAAACCTTACTCTCGTTAATCTGCTTTTGCTATCCTTATATCAGTGGCCCTGTACTGTTGGGCTGAACATATTGCAGTCATCATATTGCAGACACATGTGATGCCAGAGTTTTCATGAGTAATGTTTGCGATCAAGGTAGTTAACAAATATGCATAGTTGTATAATCATGCAACTCTAATGTCTCTGCCAATATGACGACATTTTTCATTCGCCCCCCAGTGTCTTATGACACAAAAAGTTTTGTAGTGTTGGCCATCAATTTTGTCTGATTAGGACCCATTTGTTCTCTATAGATTTTTGGCTGTAAAATAGACATCCTTGGCCATTATACTGATAAGAGTGTAGAGATTACAATTGTTTCAAGTTTCAACCATACTTATACATGTCGGAATCATCTGATAAATTTTTTatgacaagcttagaaaaattctAGGCGTAGGCATGCATAAAGTGAGACCTCTTTGTGAATTTGATTGTTGCATTAACATTCACTAACAAGTCATAAGAGTTAAATATATTTTTTCCTTGAAGTCAGGCAGTCCAACTTTCAGTTTCTTAGAATTATTTTTCGTTTTGCACATACTGCTTAACAATAACTTACTAATCCATCTTTACCTTGTATTCTTATGCTGTCCTTTTACAGGCATCCAACAGGTACACCAAAGTCCAGGTAGTCCTCAGGTAAATGTATATTTTGAGCATGGTTACCTTTGACCTGATAAGCACTTTTCCTGCAAGGAATGGGATATTTTCCCCTTACAGTACAGATTCTTCTTCTCTTTTGTTGTTATGTCG
It contains:
- the LOC103631781 gene encoding E3 ubiquitin ligase BIG BROTHER-like codes for the protein MNSSRQMELHYINTGFPYTITESFMDFFEGLTYAHADFALTDGFQDQGNPYWAMMHTNSYKYGYSGPGNYYSYAHVYDIDDYMRRADGGRRIWDNTTPVNNVDSANVVLQGGEAPHTTTNTINKECIQQVHQSPGSPQVVWQDNIEPDNMTYEELLDLGEAVGTQSRGLSQERISSLPVTKYKCGFFSRKKTRRERCVICQMEYRRGNLQMTLPCKHVYHASCVTRWLGINKVCPVCFAEVPGEDPEAMSQQL